A single window of Sulfurovum sp. UBA12169 DNA harbors:
- a CDS encoding rRNA maturation RNase YbeY — MLIDLENQTSLPFELEILEKIAASLTAKHIELIITDNNTIQSLNQIHRGKDAPTDVLSFPLEDAFSGMPLGSIVISEEFVKNKSKLYGHTIQDELNLLFIHGLLHLLGFDHECDRGEMRAKEKELIEVFGLPTSLIVRTDAQEAE, encoded by the coding sequence ATGCTAATAGACCTAGAGAACCAAACATCATTGCCATTTGAATTGGAAATATTGGAGAAGATTGCTGCAAGTCTTACCGCCAAACACATAGAACTTATCATTACCGATAACAACACGATACAATCGCTCAATCAAATACATAGAGGCAAAGATGCCCCCACTGACGTACTCAGTTTTCCTCTGGAGGATGCCTTTTCGGGAATGCCTTTGGGCTCCATAGTTATCTCTGAAGAATTTGTTAAAAATAAATCCAAACTCTATGGCCACACCATACAGGATGAATTGAATTTACTTTTTATTCACGGACTGCTTCATTTGCTTGGCTTCGATCATGAATGCGACCGGGGAGAAATGCGTGCCAAAGAAAAAGAGCTTATCGAAGTTTTTGGTTTGCCGACAAGCCTTATTGTTAGAACAGATGCCCAGGAAGCTGAATGA
- the queC gene encoding 7-cyano-7-deazaguanine synthase QueC, whose product MKMKKKKAVCIISGGMDSALSAKIAQKEGYEIIALHFNYAQRTQTKELECFRYVAKDINAACSYEIDLNFFKQIGASALTDNNIAVPTGGLQEGVPVTYVPFRNGIFLSIATAIAEKHGATVLFIGVVEEDSSGYPDCTEVYIKQMQKAINLGTKKETNLEIKMPLVRLSKSQIVQKALELGVPLEHTWSCYQSEEKACGVCDSCRLRLRGFANAGVTDPISYQS is encoded by the coding sequence ATCAAAATGAAAAAGAAAAAAGCAGTATGTATCATTTCCGGAGGCATGGATAGCGCTTTGAGTGCAAAAATTGCCCAAAAAGAAGGGTATGAGATAATTGCTTTGCATTTTAATTATGCGCAACGCACCCAAACCAAAGAGTTGGAATGTTTTAGATATGTTGCCAAAGATATTAATGCTGCATGCTCTTATGAGATAGATTTAAATTTTTTTAAGCAGATAGGTGCTTCGGCATTAACGGATAATAATATTGCCGTGCCTACCGGTGGTTTGCAAGAGGGGGTTCCTGTGACGTATGTGCCTTTTCGAAATGGTATTTTTCTATCCATAGCAACTGCTATAGCAGAAAAACACGGCGCAACTGTTTTGTTTATCGGCGTAGTGGAAGAAGACAGCAGCGGATACCCCGATTGCACTGAGGTATACATAAAGCAGATGCAAAAAGCGATCAATCTGGGAACCAAAAAAGAAACAAACTTAGAGATTAAAATGCCTTTGGTGAGACTTAGCAAAAGCCAGATTGTACAAAAAGCATTGGAGTTGGGCGTACCATTGGAGCACACCTGGAGTTGTTATCAGTCCGAAGAAAAGGCTTGCGGAGTTTGCGATAGTTGTCGATTGCGATTGCGAGGATTTGCAAATGCGGGAGTGACCGATCCCATCAGCTATCAAAGCTAA